In Centropristis striata isolate RG_2023a ecotype Rhode Island chromosome 5, C.striata_1.0, whole genome shotgun sequence, a single genomic region encodes these proteins:
- the cfap126 gene encoding protein Flattop yields the protein MSGCYSANQYDGAFKSQRLQNWSGTKTFKQRPSAQQGYSSFVADDRGHLLPGVLKRGSAWPDFKGTWDLPARIPAPHINLTGRSEEGLSRIRAWGLDPSETSTSTRTSTRTRTRTSSVQLQDAGRQTDMDQQQDQAAAGPGPDGPDGPDGPDRPDRPAEGAPPPSSSSKHLDEEPDQRHL from the exons TATGACGGAGCCTTCAAGTCTCAGAGGCTGCAGAACTGGAGCGGGACCAAGACCTTCAAACAG agaccCTCTGCTCAGCAGGGTTACAGCAGCTTCGTTGCAGATGATCGAGGACATCTGCTGCCTGGAGTGTTGAAG aggggcAGTGCGTGGCCAGACTTTAAGGGGACCTGGGATCTTCCAGCTCGTATCCCGGCCCCCCACATCAACCTGACAGGACGCTCTGAGGAGGGTCTCAGCAGGATCCGGGCCTGGGGCCTAGACCCATCAGagaccagcaccagcaccagaaccagcaccaggaccaggaccaggaccagcagCGTTCAGCTGCAGGACGCTGGCAGACAG ACCGATATGGACCAGCAGCAGGACCAGGCTGCagctggaccaggacctgatgGACCTGATGGACCTGATGGACCTGATAGACCTGATAGACCTGCAGAAGGAGctccaccaccatcatcatcctcCAAACACCTAGATGAAGAACCAGACCAGAGACATTTATGA
- the LOC131971207 gene encoding alpha-1,3-mannosyl-glycoprotein 4-beta-N-acetylglucosaminyltransferase C-like isoform X1, with translation MRHHSRKIIRRVVAVLLLFGGFFFIIHWDFLLDNPNKAAEKDRGEELVWQAERLVNRQSWLEQKDFLPLNVSYQLLAGAPTNQQRFLSIGISSVKRRKGRYLVPTLLSLFSQSSPEERSSMVVVLLLADFDSSWRETTVKEIRSEFSVELEQGQLVVLHVPQEFYPPLTGLKRNFNDAQARVSFRSKQNLDYSFLVHYCSSLGRFYLQLEDDVSSAKHFVSSIRRSIQEQEAKKKITWAMLEFSTLGYIGKLYKSADLPLLARFLFLFYQEMPCDWLMSRFRELMTQKAPISFKPSLFQHMGTFSSFQGTYNKLKDKDFEENWFNNPPAEVYSDMSTYKDHQPKLAWEAADGFFWGRSPETGNHLTVVFRTPAVVTGVLVETGSAGKDLLDSAQVELGHDVVSREKEEKSCSEFQPVGRLENGRLEIQDLDKKFPSASSCLRIKVTAGQKEWAIISKIRITTQQSPQPH, from the exons ATGCGACATCATAGCAGGAAGATAATTCGCCGTGTTGTGGCCGTGCTGCTTCTCTTCGGAGGattcttcttcatcatccacTGGGACTTCCTCCTCGAT AACCCGAACAAAGCAGCAGAGAAAGATCGTGGTGAAGAGTTGGTGTGGCAGGCGGAGCGGCTGGTCAACAGACAGTCGTGGCTGGAGCAGAAAGACTTCCTACCTCTCAACGTCTCGTATCAGCTGCTGGCTGGAGCTCCAACCAACCAGCAGA GGTTTTTATCTATTGGGATCTCGTCggtgaagaggaggaagggCCGGTACCTGGTCCCCACGCTGCTGTCCCTCTTCTCCCAGTCGTCCCCTGAGGAGCGCTCCTCCATGGTGGTGGTCCTCCTGCTGGCTGACTTTGACTCCAGCTGGAGAGAAACAACAGTAAAGGAGATCAGATCTGAGTTCAGTGTGGAGCTGGAGCAAGGCCAGCTGGTGGTCCTCCATGTTCCTCAGGAGTTCTACCCTCCTCTAACAG GACTAAAGAGGAACTTCAACGATGCTCAGGCGAGAGTGTCGTTCCGCTCCAAGCAGAACCTGGACTACTCCTTCCTGGTCCACTACTGCTCCAGTCTGGGTCGCTTCTACCTGCAGCTGGAGGACGACGTCTCCTCCGCCAAACACTTTGTGTCCAGCATCAGGAGGAGCATCCAGGAGCAGGAGGCCAAGAAGAAGATCACGTGGGCCATGCTGGAGTTCTCCACCCTCGGCTACATCGGGAAGCTCTACAAGTCGGCCGATCTTCCTCTTCTGGCCCggttcctcttcctcttctaccAGGAGATGCCCTGCGACTGGCTCATGTCTCGCTTCAGGGAGCTGATGACTCAGAAGGCTCCGATCAGCTTCAAACCGTCGCTGTTCCAACACATGGGGACCTTCTCGTCCTTCCAGGGGACCTACAACAAGCTGAAGGACAAGGACTTTGAGGAGAACTGGTTCAACAACCCTCCAGCTGAGGTTTACTCCGACATGTCCACCTACAAGGACCATCAGCCCAAACTGGCCTGGGAGGCTGCAGACGGCTTCTTCTGGGGAAGATCTCCAGAGACGGGGAACCACCTGACCGTGGTGTTCAGGACCCCTGCGGTGGTGACGGGGGTCCTGGTGGAAACAGGGTCAGCAGGTAAAGACCTGCTGGACTCAGCTCAGGTGGAGCTAGGACACGATGTGgtcagcagagagaaagaggagaagagctGCTCTGAGTTCCAGCCGGTGGGACGGCTGGAGAACGGACGGCTGGAGATCCAAGACCTGGACAAGAAGTTTCCCTCCGCCTCGTCGTGTCTCAGGATCAAAGTGACAGCAGGACAGAAGGAGTGGGCCATCATCTCCAAGATCAGGATCACAACACAGCAGAGTCCACAGCCAcactag
- the LOC131971207 gene encoding alpha-1,3-mannosyl-glycoprotein 4-beta-N-acetylglucosaminyltransferase C-like isoform X2 — protein MMRHCEGFLSIGISSVKRRKGRYLVPTLLSLFSQSSPEERSSMVVVLLLADFDSSWRETTVKEIRSEFSVELEQGQLVVLHVPQEFYPPLTGLKRNFNDAQARVSFRSKQNLDYSFLVHYCSSLGRFYLQLEDDVSSAKHFVSSIRRSIQEQEAKKKITWAMLEFSTLGYIGKLYKSADLPLLARFLFLFYQEMPCDWLMSRFRELMTQKAPISFKPSLFQHMGTFSSFQGTYNKLKDKDFEENWFNNPPAEVYSDMSTYKDHQPKLAWEAADGFFWGRSPETGNHLTVVFRTPAVVTGVLVETGSAGKDLLDSAQVELGHDVVSREKEEKSCSEFQPVGRLENGRLEIQDLDKKFPSASSCLRIKVTAGQKEWAIISKIRITTQQSPQPH, from the exons ATGATGAGACACTGTGAAG GGTTTTTATCTATTGGGATCTCGTCggtgaagaggaggaagggCCGGTACCTGGTCCCCACGCTGCTGTCCCTCTTCTCCCAGTCGTCCCCTGAGGAGCGCTCCTCCATGGTGGTGGTCCTCCTGCTGGCTGACTTTGACTCCAGCTGGAGAGAAACAACAGTAAAGGAGATCAGATCTGAGTTCAGTGTGGAGCTGGAGCAAGGCCAGCTGGTGGTCCTCCATGTTCCTCAGGAGTTCTACCCTCCTCTAACAG GACTAAAGAGGAACTTCAACGATGCTCAGGCGAGAGTGTCGTTCCGCTCCAAGCAGAACCTGGACTACTCCTTCCTGGTCCACTACTGCTCCAGTCTGGGTCGCTTCTACCTGCAGCTGGAGGACGACGTCTCCTCCGCCAAACACTTTGTGTCCAGCATCAGGAGGAGCATCCAGGAGCAGGAGGCCAAGAAGAAGATCACGTGGGCCATGCTGGAGTTCTCCACCCTCGGCTACATCGGGAAGCTCTACAAGTCGGCCGATCTTCCTCTTCTGGCCCggttcctcttcctcttctaccAGGAGATGCCCTGCGACTGGCTCATGTCTCGCTTCAGGGAGCTGATGACTCAGAAGGCTCCGATCAGCTTCAAACCGTCGCTGTTCCAACACATGGGGACCTTCTCGTCCTTCCAGGGGACCTACAACAAGCTGAAGGACAAGGACTTTGAGGAGAACTGGTTCAACAACCCTCCAGCTGAGGTTTACTCCGACATGTCCACCTACAAGGACCATCAGCCCAAACTGGCCTGGGAGGCTGCAGACGGCTTCTTCTGGGGAAGATCTCCAGAGACGGGGAACCACCTGACCGTGGTGTTCAGGACCCCTGCGGTGGTGACGGGGGTCCTGGTGGAAACAGGGTCAGCAGGTAAAGACCTGCTGGACTCAGCTCAGGTGGAGCTAGGACACGATGTGgtcagcagagagaaagaggagaagagctGCTCTGAGTTCCAGCCGGTGGGACGGCTGGAGAACGGACGGCTGGAGATCCAAGACCTGGACAAGAAGTTTCCCTCCGCCTCGTCGTGTCTCAGGATCAAAGTGACAGCAGGACAGAAGGAGTGGGCCATCATCTCCAAGATCAGGATCACAACACAGCAGAGTCCACAGCCAcactag